A window of the Cynocephalus volans isolate mCynVol1 chromosome 10, mCynVol1.pri, whole genome shotgun sequence genome harbors these coding sequences:
- the LOC134387313 gene encoding olfactory receptor 1G1, which translates to MIQPHTRRSTLKHCMIIFRVHNPQLTSFTRLTQLSAYRQMGWENLTRDSIFYLLGFSEQPEQQEVLCGLFLSMYLVTMVGNFLIILAIITDAQLHTPMYFFLANLSLTDACFVSTTVPKMLAIIWIQSQAISYSGCLSQLYFFILFVMLEAFLLAVMAYDRFVAICHPLHYIMVMSPGLCVFLVSASWVMNALHSLLHTLLMNSLSFCADHKVPHFFCDVNPLLSISCSDPFVNEVVIYTVGGFSGLVCVLCLIISYAYIFSTILKMPSAQGKRKAFSTCSSHLSVVSLFFGTSFCVYFSPPSTHSAWKGTVASVMYTVVTPMLNPFIYSLRNQDIKSSLRKLIWVRKINFL; encoded by the coding sequence ATGATCCAACCTCACACTAGAAGATCAACATTAAAACACTGCATGATTATTTTTAGAGTTCATAATCCACAGCTTACCAGCTTTACTCGATTAACTCAACTTTCTGCTTACAGACAAATGGGATGGGAAAATCTGACCCGCGACTCAATATTTTACCTCCTGGGCTTCTCTGAGCAGCCAGAACAGCAAGAGGTACTCTGTGGGCTCTTCCTGTCCATGTACTTGGTCACCATGGTGGGCAACTTCCTCATTATTCTGGCCATCATCACTGATGCTCAACTCCAtacccccatgtacttcttcctggcCAACCTCTCTCTCACTGATGCCTGCTTTGTGTCCACCACAGTCCCTAAGATGCTGGCAATCATATGGATCCAGAGTCAGGCCATCTCGTACTCAGGGTGTCTATCACAactgtattttttcatattgtttgTGATGCTGGAGGCCTTCCTCTTGGCTGTGATGGCCTACGACCGCTTTGTGGCCATATGCCACCCACTCCATTACATCATGGTCATGAGCCCTGGACTTTGTGTCTTCCTAGTGTCTGCATCCTGGGTCATGAATGCCCTCCATTCCCTTCTCCACACACTCCTGATGAACAGCCTGTCCTTCTGTGCAGACCACAAGGTCCCACACTTCTTCTGTGACGTCAATCCCCTCCTGAGTATCTCCTGCTCAGACCCCTTTGTCAATGAGGTGGTGATTTACACTGTTGGGGGTTTTTCAGGCTTGGTTTGCGTGCTTTGTCTGATTATCTCTTACGCATACATTTTCTCAACCATCCTGAAGATGCCCTCAGCTCAGGGGAAGCGAAAAGCCTTTTCCACCTGCAGCTCTCATCTCTCTGTGGTCTCTCTCTTCTTTGGGACttccttttgtgtttatttcAGTCCCCCCTCGACCCACTCAGCATGGAAGGGCACAGTTGCATCGGTGATGTACACAGTGGTAACCCCAATGTTGAATCCGTTTATCTACAGTTTGAGGAACCAAGATATCAAGTCTTCCCTGAGAAAGCTAATTTGGGTTAGGAAAATCAATTTCCTTTAG